A window from uncultured Desulfobacter sp. encodes these proteins:
- a CDS encoding carboxy terminal-processing peptidase: MTQMNKLRFKLGALFVVAALFCFAPFCHAQIAELTFQKEQAEQCVAIVDALEREHFTGKKMDSNMSALVFDRYVKSLDPGRHLFTQKDLDAYQPLKQLMYKYLKTGNLAPAYEIFNLYQSRSAQRLEYILELAKSWQTQIDFASNDTLVIDYEHKPFIQDMSGLKPLWKKELKNHIINLKIDKKSDDEISETLEKIYSNRLSRLSQTQSRDVFQIFMNAVTMSFDPHSQYFAPRLSEDFDIHMKLSLEGIGAVLQNEYEYTKVVRLIPKGPADKSQKLAPGDKIIGVGQGEDGEIKDTIGQRIDDVVNQIRGPKDTFVRLKIIPARKSNVTATISIKRDKVKLEEQSAQKKVVDVTSNGKTYKLGIIEIPNFYIDFDAYHRGDTDYKSTTRDVTKLLTELKKEKIDGLIVDLRDNGGGSLKEANDLTGLFLKYGPTVQVKTKFRVSRLYDEDPQIAYTGPLMVLINRMSASASEIFAGAIKDYHRGLIVGTRSFGKGTVQELKPLGEGRLKMTSAKFYRVSGKSTQHKGVEPDIWFPQIYRTQNTGESALDGALLWDHIEATRYSAYMSLQPMIKPLDDAYKKRVEQSFGIKYLTQRIQLAETLSEQKTLSLNLAERLKTDTAFNQEELTLENSYRKQKGEEPLATLEDIDPEKEEIKEILTDQAEYIAADFITLSRKIGYTWQ; encoded by the coding sequence ATGACACAAATGAATAAACTTAGATTCAAACTTGGGGCGTTATTCGTTGTTGCAGCTCTTTTTTGTTTTGCACCGTTTTGCCATGCGCAAATTGCTGAACTTACCTTTCAAAAGGAGCAGGCCGAACAGTGCGTTGCCATTGTCGATGCCCTTGAACGGGAGCATTTTACCGGAAAAAAAATGGATAGCAACATGTCTGCCCTGGTGTTTGACCGGTATGTAAAATCCCTGGATCCGGGCAGACATCTTTTCACCCAAAAAGATCTGGATGCGTATCAGCCGTTGAAACAGCTGATGTACAAATACCTGAAAACCGGCAACCTTGCACCGGCCTATGAAATTTTCAACCTTTATCAATCCCGCAGCGCACAGCGCCTTGAATATATTCTTGAACTTGCAAAGTCCTGGCAAACCCAAATTGACTTCGCCAGCAATGACACCCTTGTCATTGATTATGAGCATAAACCCTTTATCCAGGACATGTCAGGCCTTAAACCGCTTTGGAAAAAAGAGCTGAAAAACCATATCATCAATTTGAAAATAGACAAAAAGTCGGATGATGAAATTTCCGAAACCCTGGAAAAAATATATTCCAACCGCCTGTCCCGCCTGTCCCAGACACAGTCCCGGGATGTATTCCAGATTTTTATGAATGCGGTCACCATGTCCTTTGACCCCCATTCCCAATATTTTGCCCCCCGGCTTTCCGAGGATTTTGACATCCATATGAAACTGAGTTTAGAGGGCATCGGGGCGGTACTCCAAAACGAATATGAATACACAAAGGTGGTCCGGCTTATTCCCAAAGGACCGGCAGACAAATCCCAGAAACTTGCCCCGGGAGACAAAATCATTGGTGTGGGCCAGGGTGAGGATGGAGAGATCAAGGACACAATCGGCCAGCGCATTGATGATGTAGTCAATCAGATTCGCGGCCCCAAGGATACCTTTGTGCGCTTGAAAATTATTCCCGCCAGAAAATCCAATGTCACCGCCACCATCAGCATTAAACGCGATAAAGTTAAACTTGAGGAGCAGTCTGCCCAGAAAAAGGTGGTCGATGTAACCTCAAACGGCAAAACCTATAAGCTGGGCATCATTGAAATCCCCAATTTCTATATAGATTTTGACGCCTATCACCGGGGTGATACGGATTACAAGAGCACCACACGCGACGTAACAAAACTGCTGACCGAGCTGAAAAAAGAAAAGATTGACGGATTGATTGTGGATCTAAGGGACAATGGCGGCGGCTCTTTGAAAGAGGCCAATGATCTGACAGGGCTCTTCCTTAAATATGGACCTACGGTGCAGGTCAAAACAAAATTCAGGGTATCGCGCCTCTATGACGAAGATCCCCAAATTGCCTACACCGGACCGCTCATGGTGCTGATCAACAGAATGAGCGCATCGGCCAGTGAAATTTTTGCCGGGGCCATCAAAGATTATCACCGGGGCCTGATTGTGGGCACCCGCAGTTTCGGCAAAGGTACGGTTCAGGAACTCAAACCCTTGGGAGAAGGGCGACTTAAGATGACCTCGGCCAAATTTTACCGGGTTTCCGGCAAAAGCACCCAGCATAAAGGCGTTGAACCCGACATCTGGTTCCCCCAGATTTACAGAACCCAAAACACCGGGGAAAGTGCCCTGGACGGCGCCCTGCTCTGGGACCACATTGAGGCCACCCGTTATTCGGCATACATGTCTTTGCAGCCCATGATCAAACCCCTGGACGATGCCTATAAGAAACGGGTAGAACAGTCCTTTGGCATTAAATATCTCACCCAGCGTATTCAATTGGCAGAAACATTAAGCGAACAAAAAACACTCTCTTTGAATCTTGCGGAACGCTTGAAAACAGATACGGCCTTTAACCAGGAAGAGCTGACCCTGGAAAACAGTTACCGGAAACAAAAAGGGGAAGAACCGCTGGCAACCCTGGAGGACATTGACCCGGAAAAAGAAGAGATCAAGGAAATCCTGACAGATCAGGCCGAATACATTGCTGCCGATTTTATTACCTTAAGCCGCAAAATCGGCTATACATGGCAGTAA